One Nitrosopumilus sp. genomic window, CTGGTTTTCTTTTCACTGCCTTTTTCTTTGCTACTGTCTTTTTAGCTGGTTTTCTTTTCACTGCCTTTTTCTTTGCTACTGTCTTTTTAGCTGGTTTTCTCTTTGATGGTGTTTTTGCAATATTTCTTTTCATTGCTTTTAATTCGTTTAATTCTGATTGTATTTTCTTGATTTCTGCAACCATTTCTATTCTAAATGAATCGTTACTTGTTTCTGACATGAATTGAACTGAAGGCTTTTCTATATAATTTAAGATTTATTGATGAATTATTCTACCTTGTTTTCCATTGTACTGGGAGTTGCATCTCCACTTTTTCTTTGCTCTTTCTTGTATTCTATTTTAAGCCAGATTGGTGTGATGATTGTAGTGACTGCTACCATAATTACAATTGTAGAATATACTTCTGATGTTAGAACTCCTGCTGTTACTCCTACTCCTGCAACAATCAATCCCACTTCTCCTCTTGAAATCATCCCAATGCCTACTCTCATTCCCTGAGCTTTATTTTTCAAAAAGAACATTGCAGGTAATCCACATCCGAACAACTTTGTTACAATTGCAACTACGATAATGACTCCACTTAACATCAAAATTTCTAAATTAACAGCTCTGAGATCTACTTGCGCTCCAATAATTGCAAAGAACAGTGGTGCAAAGATCAATCCTATTTTTCCAATATAATTTTCTACTTTTTCAAATACTTTGGTGGTTGACAATGCCATTCCTACTGCAAATGCCCCTACAATCGGTGATAATCCGATAGACCCAGCTAACGCCGCCGCCCCAAAAAACGACGCAGTTGCAATTCCTTCTACACTGCCTTTTGCCTTCCATAATCTTGGTGTAATTATTTTTGGAATGATGACCACTGCCACTACTAACATTATTGCAAAGAATCCTAATACTTGCAAAATTGTAATCATTACTTCTGTGATTTCAATATTATCTACGCCTCCATCTGAACCTGCGATGGATGTGACCACTGATAAGACTGCAATTGCCAAAATGTCGTCTACTACTGCCGCCCCAATGATGAGTCTAGCTTCCGGTGCTTTGATTTTACCAAATTCACTTAACACTTGAATTGAAATTGCAATACTTGTAGCTGTAAGTGCAGTAGCAATTAACATTGACTGCAATGCATCAAATCCAAACATTTGGAATACTGCGAGGCCTGCAAAGAACGGAACTACTACTCCTAAAGTCCCAACAGTAAATGATGCTTTGCCTCCTTTGAGAAATTCTTTTGGTGTCATTTCTAATCCTGCCATAAACAAAATTACAATTGCTCCCATTTCTCCTAAAATTTTAATTTCATCGCTAATGTGTAAAAGCTGTTTTCCATCAAGAATGAAAAATTGTCCTAATGCAAATGGACCTACAATCATACCTGCAAGTAATTCTCCTAACACAATTGGAAGTTTTAATCTAAGGAAAAGCTCTGCCATCAGCTTTGCTGCAAATAGAAGTATACCTACCCCTATGATTGTCTCAATAAAATGTGCCTCTGCTGCCATCTTCTCCTGATAAATACAGAAAATTCTGTCATATAAGGTGATATCGTGTGAAAAATGATTTTTTTGTTGTTAAATTAACCCCTGACTTTTTATCTTACAATTAAAACAGGAATTTTTGATCTTTGAACAACTCCGTTTGCTACACTTCCTAGAATTAATTTGTCTAATCCTGTTCTGCCGTGAGATCCCATTACAATCAAATCCATTTGGGTCTGTTTTGTAAATGAAAGAATTTTTTTCATTGGATGATCAGTAATTAATATTTTTGAAGTCATTGAAATCTTTTGTTTCTTTGCAATGGCTTCTAATTTTGATATGTCTCGTGATATTTTTTCCTTAAATTTCTGTACCTGTTTTTGATTGCTTAAAGATAGGTCTTTTCCAAAAAGACTACCGTTAATTTTTTCAATACATGTGACTAGAATTAATTTTGCTTTGTATTTTCCTGCTAAATCTAATGCTGTATTGAATGCATGTTTTGAATTAATGGAACCATCATAAGGTACTGCGATTTTCTTAATCTTCATTTTTTTCATAATGTGATCTTCTCTTTACACGAATATAGAAGTTTTTGAAAGTATGTTTTTTGTAAAATTAAATGTATTAAATCAATATTATCGTACATCTCCTGCAATATCTCCTACAATTTCTTCTAAAAGATCTTCGATGGTGATTATTCCTTCAAGCCTTTCATTATCGTCTAAAACAACTGCTAAGTGACTATCATTTTTTTTCAATTCTACAAACAAATCACTTATTTTTTCAGTAGAATAAACAAAAAATGGTTTTCTGGCAATTGTTCCAATTTTTGTTTTTGAATATTCTTTTTCAGGAATTTTTGTAATGTCCCAAATATGTAACACTCCTACAATATTATCGAGAGTTTTAGAATAAACTGGTATTCTAGAAAATTCTTTTGCTTTAATCAATGAAAACATATCTGACAGCATACTGTTGTCATCTAATGAAAAAATATCTTGTTTAGGAGTCATTACTTCTATTATTGGTTTATCGTCAAACTCTAGAGCTTTCTTTACTAATGTGTGCTCTTCTTTTTCAATAGCTTTTTCTGATAATCCTAAATCTACAACTTCCTTGATATCTTCTTCTGTGATTGGTTTTGGATAAGAATTTCCTCCAATAGATTTTAAAAATAATTTTGTCAATTTTTCTAAAAACCAAACAAATGGGTACATAACATAAGTAAACACAAGAAGAAATTTGCTAAATCGCAAAGCCATTTTTTCAGATTGTATGTGTGAATATGATTTTGGAAATATTTCTCCAAAAATCAAAATTATAAAAGTCATTATTCCTATGGCGATACCTACTCCTTGACTTCCTGCTAGTTTGATTGCGACATCTGCAGCAAGAACTGAAGAAGCTACGTTAACCAAGGTGTTTCCTAAATTAACGCTAGATGTCATGAGGCTGGGATTTGATTTGAGTTTGTAGAGTGAAGATGACCCTGGAATTTTTTTACGATAGCATCTCATGACTTTTGAGCGTCTTGTACCTACTATAGCAATCTCAAGACCACTAAAAATAGCATACATTCCTATCAGAATCACGATGGAAATTATCTCAATGATGATTAAATCCAATTAAAAATTAACATGTCCCTTAGAAGTTAAATGATTTTTAGAATTCCATTTTTGATAATAATGCATATCTGATCTTTTGAATATTTTTTTTATTGCTTGCTTATGCTACTCCTGGAGGAACAGATGCTGCAGATTCAGATGTATTTTCAAAATATTTTTTAGTTTGCTCAATTAATTTTTGATTTTCTTTGTTTATTTTCTCTAATCTCTCTTCAAATTTTTCAGTTTCCACTTTAACATTGATGATATCTGTAAGTGTTTTGATGGATTTTATTATGGCATCATCATCAGGCAACATCATTCTACAAGTGGTATATAGTATGATGCTTGGTATTTCAAAATTTTTTAATGCTGAAATAACACTTGCATCGGCACCAAGAATTGCTCCATTGGGAATTAGTGGTAGATTGTATTTGTCTAAAAGACTTTTTGAAATTTTATTAGCTGCTAAACCATATGATACTGGTTCTATTTTGTAATTTTGATCTACTTCTAATCCTCGTGGAATAATTATTTTTTTGATGTCATTGTTTTTTGCAAATTCTATTGATTTTGTTATTAGATCATATGTAGAAATAGGATTCAAAGGAATGGTGGACAAAATTGCATAAATGTTGTCTTTTTTGTATGTGCGAACTGGTCCATAGATCTCCCCTTTTTTGATTACATATGATGGTGATATTTTTGTAAACTCAAGTTCTCCTATATCCTCCATTTGTAATTGTGATACTAGATAAGAAATGGCAAAAGCTCCTACTAATTCTGCGCTCGGAAAAGCTATGATTAACACTTTTTCATCTGAATTCATGTCTGTTTATCAAATGAAAAATCAAAATAAATCACAATAACTTGATTTTCACTTATGATTTTCATTCATTAATAAAATATTTCAAAATAGAATGATATTTTTTCTATTTTGTTGGTTTGACTATTAATACTGGGCATTTTGCTTTTGTTACTACTTGAGATGCAACACTGCCAAGCACCATTTTTTTAAAACCTGATCTTCCATGAGATCCCATTATTATCAAATCCATGTTGTTGTTGTCTGCAAAAGAAAGGATGCCTTCTGAATTTGATGGATTATGAACTATTTCAACTGAAATTGGAATGTTTTCCACCATATGAGAGTTTTTAATTTCATTCAAATTTTCTTTTGCTTTGTTTTCTGATTCATCATGTACTTCTTGAGCTCGTGTCCAAGACATGTTTGATGTATCTATATCACTTCCAATCACAGTCAATAGTGTGAGTTTTGACTCAAATTTTTTTGCGATTTCTATTGCTTTTTCAAATGCAATATCTCCAAAATTTGTAAAATCATAAGGAACTAGAATATTTTTTGTCATAATGTTATGCTGTGAAGTTTATAATTAAACTAATTGAAAATTCTTATGCTTGGAGACATTTTATCTAGGCAATTTTTACAGAGTTTACAAAAACTCCTTTCTTTGAAACAATTTGTCCTATTTCTTGACTTTTGATCTTGTGTTTTTTAAAAATGGCATTTATTTTTGGTGTTTGATCTTTTGATGCAACAACACAAAAACCTACTCCCATGTTAAACGTCTTGTACATTTCTTCTGCTTTTACTCCTTGCTCTTCTATCAGTTTCATGATTGGTGGAATTTTAGGTAATGAATCAATTTCATATCCTATGTTTTTCAGGCGTAATAATTTAGTAAATGCCCCTCCTGTAATGTGTGCAAATCCATTGATTTTACATTTTTGATTAATCTCAAGAACTGGTTTTGTGTAAATTTCAGTTGGTTTTAGTAATGCCTCTCCAATAACTCCTACTCCTTTCACTTTGTCTTTTACTGAATATTTTGTTAATAGTGCCTTTCGCGCAAGTGAATATCCATTTGAATGAATCCCTGTACTGCTTGCCCCGATAATTACATCTCCTGCTTTGATTTTG contains:
- a CDS encoding cation:proton antiporter, which encodes MAAEAHFIETIIGVGILLFAAKLMAELFLRLKLPIVLGELLAGMIVGPFALGQFFILDGKQLLHISDEIKILGEMGAIVILFMAGLEMTPKEFLKGGKASFTVGTLGVVVPFFAGLAVFQMFGFDALQSMLIATALTATSIAISIQVLSEFGKIKAPEARLIIGAAVVDDILAIAVLSVVTSIAGSDGGVDNIEITEVMITILQVLGFFAIMLVVAVVIIPKIITPRLWKAKGSVEGIATASFFGAAALAGSIGLSPIVGAFAVGMALSTTKVFEKVENYIGKIGLIFAPLFFAIIGAQVDLRAVNLEILMLSGVIIVVAIVTKLFGCGLPAMFFLKNKAQGMRVGIGMISRGEVGLIVAGVGVTAGVLTSEVYSTIVIMVAVTTIITPIWLKIEYKKEQRKSGDATPSTMENKVE
- a CDS encoding universal stress protein; translation: MKKMKIKKIAVPYDGSINSKHAFNTALDLAGKYKAKLILVTCIEKINGSLFGKDLSLSNQKQVQKFKEKISRDISKLEAIAKKQKISMTSKILITDHPMKKILSFTKQTQMDLIVMGSHGRTGLDKLILGSVANGVVQRSKIPVLIVR
- a CDS encoding hemolysin family protein, whose product is MILIGMYAIFSGLEIAIVGTRRSKVMRCYRKKIPGSSSLYKLKSNPSLMTSSVNLGNTLVNVASSVLAADVAIKLAGSQGVGIAIGIMTFIILIFGEIFPKSYSHIQSEKMALRFSKFLLVFTYVMYPFVWFLEKLTKLFLKSIGGNSYPKPITEEDIKEVVDLGLSEKAIEKEEHTLVKKALEFDDKPIIEVMTPKQDIFSLDDNSMLSDMFSLIKAKEFSRIPVYSKTLDNIVGVLHIWDITKIPEKEYSKTKIGTIARKPFFVYSTEKISDLFVELKKNDSHLAVVLDDNERLEGIITIEDLLEEIVGDIAGDVR
- a CDS encoding PAC2 family protein; the protein is MNSDEKVLIIAFPSAELVGAFAISYLVSQLQMEDIGELEFTKISPSYVIKKGEIYGPVRTYKKDNIYAILSTIPLNPISTYDLITKSIEFAKNNDIKKIIIPRGLEVDQNYKIEPVSYGLAANKISKSLLDKYNLPLIPNGAILGADASVISALKNFEIPSIILYTTCRMMLPDDDAIIKSIKTLTDIINVKVETEKFEERLEKINKENQKLIEQTKKYFENTSESAASVPPGVA
- a CDS encoding universal stress protein, which translates into the protein MTKNILVPYDFTNFGDIAFEKAIEIAKKFESKLTLLTVIGSDIDTSNMSWTRAQEVHDESENKAKENLNEIKNSHMVENIPISVEIVHNPSNSEGILSFADNNNMDLIIMGSHGRSGFKKMVLGSVASQVVTKAKCPVLIVKPTK